GCTTTGCGGCAGCAATATAATTGACGCTCTTTTGTGCCAGCGTCTGACTTCTGGCAATTCTGGCATATTTAGGCCAACTGATAACTGCCAACGCCAATACCGCATTATGTAGCCCTCCGTTTAATAATGCTGCAATAGCAAGCGCAAAAACCAAACCCGGAAATGCCAGACATATATCGGAAATACGCATGATTACAGAGTCCCAAATACCTCCATAATAACCGCATAAGACGCCTACCGCAGTTCCAATCACCGTGATAATCACTACCAGAGAAAGTGTTGCCAAAACACTTGTCTGAAGCCCTACAAGAATACGTGAAAACATATCCCTGCCAAACCGGTCTGTTCCGGCAGGATGTGCCGCACTTGGCGGGCGCAATGACATGGCGGTATCCTGTGCATTTGGATCATAGGGGCAAAGCTGCTGTGCAAAAACAGCAACCAAAAGCAACGCCAGCGCTAAAATCAGGAAAATAATCAATCTGGT
The DNA window shown above is from Blautia hansenii DSM 20583 and carries:
- the nikC gene encoding nickel transporter permease, giving the protein MSVENRVPSVRKQKIKKNHTKTRLIIFLILALALLLVAVFAQQLCPYDPNAQDTAMSLRPPSAAHPAGTDRFGRDMFSRILVGLQTSVLATLSLVVIITVIGTAVGVLCGYYGGIWDSVIMRISDICLAFPGLVFALAIAALLNGGLHNAVLALAVISWPKYARIARSQTLAQKSVNYIAAAKLAGNNSIQVIVKHILPNCIGPILVTAMLDIGTMLMELAGLSFLGLGAQPPVAELGNMMSGGRSMLQTYPWVIIGPGIAIFIIVVIFNLLGDTLRDYLDPRNSRK